The following are from one region of the Littorina saxatilis isolate snail1 linkage group LG4, US_GU_Lsax_2.0, whole genome shotgun sequence genome:
- the LOC138964599 gene encoding uncharacterized protein, translating to MDGEGSPIQPDGGLLSVLGDLLFAGAILVMIYPFLRRTIDRVDRNFFSQFFHIVEVLFAIAALSFVLMLLIAQQMRVTYCSFIRPYVGDKAEDQAYAGIYLKILVCALLVFNYFCASSLQRFVTVFFDWLQPGANRVRFVNTARYRRVRAISDREVLTNNSNTNSQTPVTHTLTHSDILPSMSFPAIRSDSFQEHDDSPMAHHGQRLFRDVGTMVRFPEYQNNLCNLQFCSSIMTDGPGTYSSLPPAPVPAPSPHYSSSFNTSTLSAGLRQGASMGFNAGLQGAYRSGSASEDNSYHRSVAQGTQSGGVGLVSVRSNCQLSLATVKSHSNSALASGQTSSCQGGVLNSSYGNQTLGQTAGTQTFGQTAGSQTFGQTAGTQTFVQSAGSQTCFQNTAPCFQNTTPCFQKTAPCFQNTAPCFQNTTPCFQNTAPCFQNTAPCFQNTAPCGQASVRSCINSDRGSVQRSHSACSHPGYQGSSHHIVAGVHSGMCVVHSGSHTPQAGCSQSVSASIFLPQQRSTVHVRRRRLRLPSMPKTTRSGKIYGYG from the exons ATGGATGGGGAGGGCTCCCCAATCCAGCCAGACGGGGGGCTCCTCTCGGTTCTGGGCGATCTGCTCTTCGCCGGCGCCATCTTGGTGATGATCTACCCGTTCTTGCGCCGCACCATCGATCGCGTCGACCGAAATTTCTTCTCCCAGTTCTTCCACATCGTGGAGGTGCTCTTCGCCATTGCCGCGCTTAGCTTCGTTCTCATGCTGCTCATCGCGCAGCAGATGCGGGTGACCTACTGCTCCTTCATTCGACCTTACGTGGGGGACAAAGCCGAGGACCAAGCCTACGCCGGAATCTACTTGAAGATTCTCGTCTGCGCCCTCCTGGTCTTCAACTACTTCTGCGCGAGTAGTTTGCAGCGATTTGTGACGGTCTTCTTCGATTGGTTACAGCCAGGAGCCAACCGAGTTCGTTTTGTGAACACGGCGAGGTACCGCCGCGTGCGGGCGATTTCTGACCGTGAGGTTCtgaccaacaacagcaacaccaacAGCCAGACCCCCGTGACGCACACCTTGACGCACTCTGACATTCTGCCCTCCATGTCCTTTCCTGCTATCCGCTCCGACTCGTTCCAG GAACACGACGACTCTCCAATGGCGCACCATGGCCAGCGCCTCTTCCGCGACGTGGGCACCATGGTAAGGTTCCCCGAGTACCAGAACAACCTCTGCAACCTCCAGTTCTGCAGTAGCATCATGACCGACGGACCAGGGACCTACTCTTCTCTTccccctgcccctgtccctgcCCCTTCCCCTCACTACTCCTCATCCTTCAACACTTCCACCCTGTCTGCTGGTCTCCGCCAAGGTGCCTCCATGGGCTTCAACGCGGGTCTTCAAGGCGCCTACCGCAGCGGTAGCGCTTCCGAAGACAACAGCTACCATCGCTCAGTCGCTCAAGGCACCCAGAGCGGGGGGGTTGGACTGGTCAGCGTTCGCAGTAACTGCCAGCTGAGCCTGGCCACTGTTAAAAGTCACAGTAACAGCGCTTTGGCCAGCGGTCAGACCTCCTCCTGCCAAGGTGGCGTTCTCAACTCGAGCTACGGAAACCAAACGTTGGGTCAGACCGCCGGAACTCAAACGTTTGGTCAGACTGCCGGAAGTCAAACGTTTGGTCAGACTGCCGGAACCCAAACGTTTGTTCAGAGCGCCGGAAGTCAAACGTGTTTCCAAAACACCGCCCCGTGTTTTCAGAACACCACCCCGTGTTTTCAGAAAACCGCTCCGTGTTTTCAGAACACTGCCCCGTGTTTTCAGAACACCACCCCGTGTTTTCAGAACACCGCCCCGTGTTTTCAGAACACCGCCCCGTGTTTTCAGAACACCGCCCCTTGTGGCCAAGCAAGCGTTCGAAGCTGCATCAACAGCGACCGAGGGAGCGTTCAGCGGAGTCACAGCGCGTGTAGCCACCCTGGCTATCAAGGCAGTAGCCACCACATCGTGGCTGGCGTTCACAGTGGCATGTGTGTTGTTCACAGCGGTAGCCACACACCACAGGCGGGTTGCAGCCAGAGTGTATCGGCCTCCATTTTCCTGCCGCAGCAACGTAGCACCGTTCATGTGAGGAGACGACGACTTCGTCTGCCTTCCATGCCTAAAACGACCAGGAGTGGCAAGATTTACGGATACGGATGA